A single genomic interval of Koleobacter methoxysyntrophicus harbors:
- the spoVAC gene encoding stage V sporulation protein AC, whose protein sequence is MPKKKKKSLSPQQKKYQQLVKKMEPKPPIIRNALMAFLFGGTVCIIGQFITDFYMVTMDLSKTQAGNPAIATMIFIGALLTGIGVFDKIAKYAGAGLSVPVTGFANSIVSSALEFKREGLVLGVGSKMFILAGSIITFGVVTAFFIGLYYAIFIY, encoded by the coding sequence ATGCCCAAAAAAAAGAAAAAATCTCTTTCACCACAGCAGAAGAAATATCAGCAACTGGTTAAAAAAATGGAACCCAAGCCACCTATAATAAGAAATGCGCTAATGGCTTTCTTATTCGGCGGTACTGTATGCATTATAGGGCAGTTTATAACGGATTTTTATATGGTAACAATGGACCTCTCAAAGACTCAGGCAGGAAACCCGGCTATTGCCACTATGATATTTATAGGAGCACTGTTAACGGGAATAGGTGTTTTCGATAAAATCGCAAAATATGCAGGAGCGGGCCTTTCAGTCCCGGTAACGGGTTTTGCAAATTCGATAGTTTCTTCAGCTTTAGAATTTAAGCGGGAGGGGCTCGTTCTGGGAGTAGGAAGCAAGATGTTTATTTTAGCCGGATCTATTATTACTTTCGGTGTAGTTACTGCTTTTTTTATTGGACTGTACTATGCCATATTCATTTATTAA
- the tig gene encoding trigger factor — translation MKANLEKIENNLAILEIQVDPGKFEEAMEKSYRKNVKNISIPGFRKGRAPRKIVEARYGEGIFYEDAINFAVPEAYSYAVKETGIKPVDQPKIEIVQIGQGKPFIFKAEVTVKPEVKLGEYKGIEAEKIEFEVTDEAINKELEYLRQKNARLVAVEDRPVQEGDIAIIDFEGFIDGRPLEGGKNENYSLEIGSKSFVPGFEDQLIGVRAGEEKEIKITFPEGYRSEELSGKDAVFKVRVKEIKKKELPELDDEFAKDVSEFETLKELKDDIENKLKQGLEEISRSTLESTVINRAVENAQVDIPQVMIENEIDILIQDFSSKLSYSGTNLKQYLKYNNLTEEDLRNRFKDEAYHNVKRALVLEAIAEVEGIQATDDEIENKVKEIAEKYNQNPEEFRKKLGERQVEIIKDNIVMKKTVDFLIQNSKIKVKKQSKENETAGEQKDIQD, via the coding sequence ATGAAAGCAAATCTGGAAAAAATTGAAAATAACCTGGCAATACTAGAAATACAAGTTGACCCTGGAAAATTCGAAGAGGCTATGGAAAAGTCTTATAGAAAAAATGTGAAAAACATCAGCATACCCGGTTTTCGAAAAGGCCGTGCACCGAGGAAAATTGTAGAAGCAAGATATGGGGAAGGTATTTTTTACGAAGATGCTATAAACTTTGCGGTACCTGAAGCATACTCATATGCCGTAAAAGAAACCGGAATTAAACCGGTAGACCAGCCAAAGATAGAAATTGTGCAGATAGGTCAGGGGAAGCCTTTTATATTTAAAGCAGAGGTAACAGTAAAACCTGAGGTAAAACTAGGAGAGTATAAAGGGATTGAAGCGGAAAAAATAGAATTTGAAGTTACGGATGAAGCGATCAATAAGGAACTTGAATATTTAAGACAGAAGAATGCCCGACTGGTGGCTGTAGAAGATAGGCCTGTCCAGGAGGGAGATATAGCCATTATAGACTTTGAAGGCTTTATTGACGGCCGACCTTTAGAAGGCGGTAAAAATGAAAATTATTCTCTTGAAATAGGGTCAAAGAGTTTTGTTCCAGGCTTTGAGGACCAGCTGATAGGTGTTCGGGCGGGAGAAGAAAAAGAGATTAAAATAACGTTTCCGGAAGGGTATAGGTCAGAGGAGCTTTCAGGTAAAGATGCCGTTTTTAAGGTTAGAGTAAAAGAGATTAAAAAGAAGGAACTGCCGGAACTGGATGATGAATTTGCAAAAGATGTAAGTGAATTTGAAACCTTGAAGGAATTAAAGGATGATATAGAGAATAAATTAAAACAGGGGTTAGAAGAGATTAGCCGTTCTACACTGGAAAGTACCGTAATTAACAGGGCAGTAGAAAATGCACAGGTTGATATCCCGCAGGTTATGATCGAAAATGAAATAGACATCCTTATACAGGACTTTTCTTCGAAGTTAAGCTATAGCGGAACAAACCTCAAACAGTATCTAAAATATAACAATTTAACCGAGGAAGACCTTAGAAACAGATTTAAGGATGAGGCTTATCATAATGTAAAGCGGGCTTTAGTTTTAGAAGCAATTGCAGAGGTTGAAGGTATCCAGGCTACAGATGATGAAATTGAAAATAAGGTTAAAGAAATAGCCGAGAAGTATAATCAGAATCCGGAAGAATTCAGAAAAAAACTAGGAGAAAGGCAGGTCGAAATTATTAAGGATAATATTGTCATGAAGAAAACGGTTGACTTTTTAATCCAAAACTCTAAAATAAAAGTAAAGAAGCAGAGCAAAGAAAATGAAACAGCCGGAGAACAAAAAGATATTCAGGATTAA
- the clpP gene encoding ATP-dependent Clp endopeptidase proteolytic subunit ClpP, translating into MSSLVPIVVEQTNRGERAYDIYSRLLKDRIIFIGTPIDDNIANLIIAQLLFLESEDPDKDINLYINSPGGSVTAGLAIYDTIQYIKPDVSTICMGLAASMGAVLLAAGAEGKRYTLPHSRIMIHQPWGGVQGKAIDIEIHAKEILRLREILNQILSKHTKQPIERIAKDTERDYYMSAEEAKSYGLVDEVIVQRK; encoded by the coding sequence ATGAGCAGTTTAGTTCCTATTGTTGTCGAGCAAACTAATAGAGGAGAAAGGGCATATGACATATATTCAAGGCTTCTAAAGGACAGAATAATCTTCATCGGAACACCGATAGATGATAATATTGCCAATCTTATCATTGCCCAGCTTCTGTTTCTGGAGTCAGAAGACCCTGACAAGGATATAAACCTGTACATCAACAGCCCCGGAGGGTCTGTTACTGCAGGATTGGCAATTTACGACACCATCCAGTATATTAAACCTGATGTTTCTACTATATGTATGGGATTGGCTGCAAGTATGGGTGCCGTTCTGCTGGCGGCCGGAGCCGAAGGTAAAAGGTACACCTTACCCCATTCGAGAATAATGATACATCAACCCTGGGGCGGAGTTCAGGGCAAAGCTATCGATATAGAAATACATGCAAAGGAAATATTGCGTTTAAGGGAAATTTTAAACCAAATCCTTTCCAAGCATACCAAACAGCCTATCGAGAGAATTGCTAAAGATACAGAGAGGGATTACTATATGTCTGCCGAAGAAGCCAAGAGTTATGGGTTGGTGGATGAGGTGATCGTTCAGAGGAAATAA